ATGATTGATCAATTAAATGATATTTTTGCCACTGCTATAGAAGAAGCCTTTGGAGATGAAATTAATGTTATCCAACCTTTAATAGTACCAGCCAGTAACCCCAAATTTGGTGATTACCAATGTAACAGCGCCCTCCCCCTCGCCAAACAACTACAAGAAAAGCCACGGGCGCTGGCGGAAAAAATTGTTAATAATATTGCTGATAACAATATTTTTCAACCTCTGGAAATTGCTGGACCGGGTTTTATTAACATTACCATTAAACCTGATTATATTGCTCAAAAAATCCTCTCAGTGAGCGTTGACGGGCGCTTGGGAGTGTCAAAAACACCTGAACCTCGAAAAACCATTGTGGATTTTTCTAGCCCTAATATCGCTAAAGAAATGCACGTTGGGCATCTTCGTTCTACTATTATCGGTGATACCATCGCCCGAATTTTGGAATTTCGAGGACATGATGTATTGAGGCTTAATCATGTGGGTGATTGGGGTACACAATTTGGGATGTTAATTGCCTTTTTACGATTAGAAAAACCAGAAGTTCTCACTACAGCAAATGCCGTAGAAATTGGCGATTTAGTTACTCTTTATAAACAGGCAAAAGCAAAATTTGACCAAGATAATGAGTTTAAAGAAGAAGCGCGCCGAGAAGTCGTAAAATTGCAAAGTAAAGACGCAGAAAGTATCAAAGCATGGCAATTATTATGTGAGCAATCTCGTAGAGAATTTGAAATAATTTATCAACTTTTAGACATTAAATTAACTGAAAGAGGGGAGTCTTTTTATAATCCTTTTTTACCGCAGGTTATTGACGACTTAGAAAAAGCTAATATTTTAGTGGAAGATCAAGGGGCAAAATGCGTTTTTCTTGATAATTTTGTCAATAAAAATGGCGATCCTTTACCGCTAATTGTGCAAAAATCAGACGGCGGTTATAACTATGCTACCACTGACTTAGCTTGTCTTAAATATCGTATTGAACAAGATAAAGCTACTCGCATTATTTATGTGACGGATGCAGGACAGGCTAACCATTTTACCCAAGTTTTTCAAGTAGCAAAAAAAGCTAATTTTATTCCTGATAATGTAGAATTAACTCATGTTCCTTTTGGTTTAGTTTTAGCAGAAGATGGTAAAAAAATCAAGACAAGATCAGGGGAAACTATTAGACTAAAAGACTTGTTAGATGAAGCGGTGGAGGGCGCTAGAAAAAATTTACAAAATAGATTGGCTACAGAGTCAAGAAATGAGGATGAAGATTTTATTAATCATGTTAGTAAAATAGTGGGTTTAAGCGCAGTAAAGTATGCTGATTTGAGTCAAAATCGAACAACAGAC
This is a stretch of genomic DNA from Cyanobacterium sp. T60_A2020_053. It encodes these proteins:
- the argS gene encoding arginine--tRNA ligase, which encodes MIDQLNDIFATAIEEAFGDEINVIQPLIVPASNPKFGDYQCNSALPLAKQLQEKPRALAEKIVNNIADNNIFQPLEIAGPGFINITIKPDYIAQKILSVSVDGRLGVSKTPEPRKTIVDFSSPNIAKEMHVGHLRSTIIGDTIARILEFRGHDVLRLNHVGDWGTQFGMLIAFLRLEKPEVLTTANAVEIGDLVTLYKQAKAKFDQDNEFKEEARREVVKLQSKDAESIKAWQLLCEQSRREFEIIYQLLDIKLTERGESFYNPFLPQVIDDLEKANILVEDQGAKCVFLDNFVNKNGDPLPLIVQKSDGGYNYATTDLACLKYRIEQDKATRIIYVTDAGQANHFTQVFQVAKKANFIPDNVELTHVPFGLVLAEDGKKIKTRSGETIRLKDLLDEAVEGARKNLQNRLATESRNEDEDFINHVSKIVGLSAVKYADLSQNRTTDYKFSYDKMLALQGNTAPYLLYAYVRVQGISRKGDINLDNVTVDKMILQEEAELILAKHILQLDYIIGEVEQDLLPNRLCLYLFELSQKFNQFYDQCPILQAEEKVKLSRLILADLTAKVIKLGLSLLGISVLERM